The genome window GGTTCCGTTTGCTGGGTCGGCGGTACGATTAGCGTGAATTGAAGGTGCCACTGCCATGTCGTGTCGTTCCTGAGACGTGCATTGGAACTGTCCAAGTTGACGCTCGTCTGTGGTCGCTGTTGTGAACCAATGAGAGAGACCTGTTTGAGAAGAGCGTCTTTGGGCAGAAGCGGAGTAAGTATGAGTTCAAACGGAATTGGGACGTTGCGAACGAAAAGCTCCCCCTCGGTTCTGCAAAAATCTCGTTGGCCCCGGTCTCGGGGGTCGGTGTCCTCTGCGAGTTGCGAGGCCGGGTTGAGTGTAAGTAGACGATTGGCGGCAAATGAGGAGCCCGACTGGGTCATGTCTGCGCGAGTCAACGATTGGATGCGGATTCCTTGCGAACCGAAGTTGTGAGTAAAGAATAACGAGGTCGGTGGACCTGTTTCCTTGCTAGGTGGAAGATTTCCGAGGGGCACGCGGCGGATGGCGGTTTTCATTCGTTCGAGCATGGCATTGCTGTGTGAACGAGACAGAGGGCTTGTGCGTGCGAGTTGGTGCAGAGTGTCATGCAGACGTTTGGTGATCTGGGAAAGCTCCTGCTTCATGCTCTCAGGGTAAGGGAGACATCGGTCGGTATTGTGATGTTGGGAGGCTTCGTACTCAGCCGCAGCTGTGCGATAGGTACGAGAAAGGGCAAGAAGAGTCGCGTCCTCGAGGGAGTCGTTTTGCCCACGCAATTGTTTGATGCACTCAAGGGGATCGCCAATCGAACGTGTGCCGCCAGCTGCGCGCGTCGTCGTGCGACTCGTTTGAAGAAATTGTTTGTGAAGGCGCTCCTGTTGGCGATGGGCGACTTCATAAACGTCGACCATCGCATTCCACAGCGATTGCATTTGATCAGCTTCTTCTCTGACCGCAGCCGGCAAGGCAGCATAGGAAGAAAATGTGAGATATGCGGGATACGTATAGACCCGTGTTAGCGATGTCCTAATGCCGGCGGACATGGTGCGATCTCCTTCCAAGACTCTCGGGTGCCAGTGCGACGCATTGCTGTGCTTCGCGCATGATTGGTTTCAGGTAACTGTAGGCGACAGTGCTCAAGGAGATTTTAAGTGGTTTCCCCATCTGAGCGTAGGAGCATTTGCCTTATGTGATTGGGGTTCCCCCTAACGGAACGGCAATGGCCGTATCGGAGTAGGTGAACATTGGAAGGGCGAGGTAGATTCCCGGGGTGCGCTTTTCAAAGAGATAGGATGCAAGTCTGATTGTGCATCGTGGTGTTTGTGTCGGATTTTTAGCTGGTTGTGTTGGTGTATGGAATGTCCTTCACTCCTCGACGTGTCTATGGCCAGGGTCTTTGCAGCATTGAAGCGTTGATCAAGAGATGCCTGAATGGAAGGGGTTGCGATTGGTGATATAGAGCATTCCCTTTTGCGCCCGTGACCTAGCCGGGCTGATTTGGTCCAGACGGAATGTTAGTCTGGCCACAACCAGGAGGTCAGTTGTATGCCCAGGAAGCGGTACACGCCCGAAGACATCATTCAACATCTCCGCACCGTCGAGATTGAGACCGGTAAAGGCCTGGCCGTGCTCGACGCATGTCGCAAACTCGGCATCACCGAGCAGACCTACTATCGCTGGAAGAAGGAATATGGCGGCCTGCGAGTCGATCAAGCCAAACGGCTCAAAGCGCTGGAGCAAGAAAATCTGCGGCTCAAACGGATCGTCGCCGATCAGGCCGTCGATCTGTCGATCTTGAAGGAAGTCGCGTCGGGAAACTGCTAAGCCCGGCGCGGCGGCGGGAGGCGGTGCGGCACGCGATCGAGGTGCTGCACGTCTCAGAGCGTCGGGCGTGTCGGGCGATCGGCCAGCTCCGATCCAGCTATCGCTATGTCGCGGAGCCGGACCCTACTGACGAGCGGTTGCGGGCCCGGATCATCGCCCTCGCCAAGGAATATGGGCGGTACGGCTATCGGACGATCACCTGGTTCTTACAGCGGGAGGGCTGGGACGTGGGGAAAGACCGAGTGTATACGATCTGGCGACAAGAAGGCCTCAAGGTGCCGCCGAAGCAGCCCAAGCGCACACGCCTGTGGCGAGCTGACGGGTCGTGCGTGCGGTTGCGGCCGATCCACCGCAATCATGTCTGGTCGTACGACTTTGTGGCAGAGCGGACCCACGATGGGCGCGTGTTTCGGATCTTGAATGTGCTCGATGAGTACACGCGCGAATGTCTCGCCTCGGTGGTGGCGAGACGCATCGGTTCCCAGGAGGTGATCTTGCTGTTGGCCGAGCTCTTTGTGCACCACGGCGTCCCGCAACATATTCGGTCTGACAATGGGCCGGAGTTCATCGCCAGGAAGTTGCGGCGCTGGCTCAAGACCCTCCAGGTCGAGCCGCTCTATATCGAGCCGGGGTCGCCCTGGGAAAATGGCTATATCGAATCATTCAATGGAAAAATGCGGGCCCAATTTCTCGACGGGGAGCTGTTCTATACATTGAAGGAAGCCCAGATTCTGACAGAACGTTGGCGGATCCACTACAATACGATCCGGCCCCATAGCAGTCTCGGGGGCCAGCCACCAGTCCCCGAAACCACTCAGCTTGCGAGCTGAAGACTAACAGAGAAGGTGGTACAACAATTCCCGGCTGGTCAGTCTATCGGGACAACTGGTCAAGTGCCTCTGCAGGCGTTTTCCAATCAAGCGTTTTTCGGGGCCTGGCGTTGAGGGCGGCCGCCACGGCCGCCACCTCCTCGGCGCTGTGCACGCTCAGATCCGTGCCTTTCGGGAAGTACTGGCGCAGCAACCCATTGGTGTTTTCGTTGGTGCCGCGTTGCCAGGGGCTGTGAGGATCGCAGAAGTAGACCTGTACGCCTGCGTCGATCTTCAGGCGTGCGTGCTGGGCCATCTCAGCCCCTTGATCCCAAGTCAGCGACCGGCGAAGCTGCTCAGGCAAGGTGATGATCGTGCGCGTGATGGCGTCACGCACGGCCTCGGCACCGTGTCCGGCGAGCGCGGGTCCGTTCTTCACGCGAGCCTCATGGCCATGGCCCGTCATGCGAGGCAGGTGCAGCAGTAGGGTGAAGCGCGTCGTGCGCTCCACCAAGGTGCCGATCGCGGAGCTGCCCAGCCCCAGAATGAGGTCCCCTTCCCAGTGGCCCGGCATGGCGCGATCGGCGGCCTCTGCCGGACGTTGACTGATCATGATCTCGGGCGAGATGAAGGCCTTGCCTCGCCTGTGCGTGCGCGCCCTCGGCATCCGCAATACCCGCCCAGTGCGCAAATAGGCCGCCAGCTCGCGGCGCAGCGCACCCCGAGCGTGAACGAACAGCGCTTGATAGATGGCTTCATGGCTGATGCGCATGGTCTCATCTTCCGGGAAGTCGACCGACAGGCGCCGGGCGATCTGTTCCGGGCTCCAGGCTTGTGCCCACCGCCTATCCTGCCGCGGTCCATGCCGACGGCCTTTCCAGGGCACGGCCGGGCCGGGCACAGGCGCTCCGTTTGGAGCGACGACGACGCCAGCCAGTCGGTCCTCCACATACGCCCGCAAGATCGCGTTTTGCGCCAGCTTCGCCAGCTTGGGACGGCGAGCGGCTCGCTCGGCGTGCCATTGCGCTGTGGTCGCGCGATAGGCCAGACCGCCGCTTCGGGTGGCGGCGTTGCGCCGCAACTCCCGGGAGATCGTCGATGCCGCCCGCCCGAGTCGGCGAGCGACCTCCTGCATAGAGTAACCTTGCACGCGAAGGAGCGCGATCTCCTCTCGCTCTGCAAACGAGAGATACCGGCCGGAGAGCGGCCTCGCCGAGCATCCAAACATCGCTGGTGGCATGCCGCCTGCCTTCCGGAACCATCTTGTTCCTACCGGCGGCGACACACCGGCCTCGATTGCGGCATCCTCACTGGCCATGCCTGCCGCGATCGCTGCCCAGAACCGTCGCCGTTCCTCTCCTCCTGCCACTGACGGTCGACCTGGTGACAGCAAGGAGGGCCGCCCAGACCGATCCGAACGCCGCTTTCGAATGTTCATCGCAACCTCCTTCGTTAAGATGTTGCGACGACCACTTGAATCCGCCCAGTATGCCGCCACGAGCTACCAGCGCGTACTGGCGGCGCACGGCTTCATCCCCAGCATGAGCCGCACAGGCAACTGTTGGGACAATGCCTGTGTCGAAAGCTTCTTTGGAACGCTCAAGCGCGAGCTCGTGTACCATCGGCGCTATGGGACCCGTGAAGAGGCCACCCAGGACATCTTCGAATACATCGAGGTGTTCTATAATCGGACGCGCCGGCACTCAACCCTCGGCTATGACTCCCCAGCCGAGTTTGAAGCAAGGGCGGCGGTTGCTTAACCAGGTGTCCACGAAATTGGGGGAAGGTCACTCAATGTAAGCCACCTCACAGATCGCGATGACTCATGCCTCTAAAATTGCACTATGGCTCGTCTTGATATTCTCGTTCACCGGGGTTGCCTGTCCGAGCGATCGACTCTGGCGTTAGTCAAAGAAATTCAACAGGAACTTCCTGCGTGGCATATCGAGGTTCGAGCTGCAGACAAGCAGGATCGTGATGTCTTGGGCATCCTGGTGTTCCCTGCTTTTCTCCTCGGTGGGCGGGTCCTAGCCACGGGTATCCCACGGAAGGAATGGTTGCTGGCGAGACTCAAAGAATGGGAGCGGAGCAACTCCTGATCAGGCGGCCGTCGGCCAGAGAGCGACTCTAGAGTGAAGACGATGTCCGTAATGGATACACAGCCGGAGAGATTCAGCTCTGACCTCTCACGCATCACCGCCACCGAAATCGTCTTTCTGGATATTACCCAGACTCTCGGTGTCACGTTTGTACCAGATCTGTTTATGGGAATGTGCGATCGACCGGCTTATCTGGAAACGGCCTGGGAACTGTTCAAAGAAGAGCTTTATCTCGAACATCTGGATCACAGCACCAAGCGCATCATCGCGTTGGCCATTACCACAAATGAGGCAGGATTGTATTTCGCCACGGCCCTGCCTCACGCGTTTCGGCTGAACGCGCTTGATCAGGCAACGTACCGCAAGATTGTGTCGACCATCCGATTTTTCAAGGCGTTTGACCGGTACCTTTCTGGAGTCAGGCCCTCCTCTATCCTGGATACTCCGGCGTTTGTGAGCGCGTGTTTGCGTGATGAATACCAAGGGTTTAAAGAGACAATCCCGGCGCCCGTTGCGCCGTTGGGAGAACCCTTTCGGCCAATCGGCGTGCGGCTCGGTGGTTTACGGCTCATCATATTTCTGCTGCTTCCGATTGCGATAACAGTCTATCTGTTCGTCACATGAACCAGCCCGGTCCATCGCTCTCTTCTTCGACTCCGGTCAGAACGGTTTTCTGGCCCTATCTTGTTCCACCCCGGCGCAGAGTGCTGCTCCTGATCGCCATCGGTGCTGTGCTTAGTTGCTCCGCGTGGCTTGGATTTGGAAAGTCGCTAGCGACCTCGTTCGATCTGACCAAGCATAGTGTTCCACTCGACCAGATTGTCGATGGAGGGCCGGGGAAAGACGGGATTCCTGCCTTGCTCACCCCGCGATTCGTTTCTGCGTTTGGGGCGACGTTCCTCCAGGACGCTGATCGCGTCTTGGGACTTACACAGGGAGTCGAAGCCAAGGCCTATCCGATCAAGATTCTCAACTGGCACGAAATCGTGAATGATGTGGTCGGCGGCAAGCCGGTTGTTGTCACCTACTGCCCGCTCTGCGGGACCGGGATCGCCTTCGATGCGAATGTGGAAGGGAGCCGGCACACGTTTGGCGTGTCCGGCCTGCTCTATCAAAGCGACCTCCTCATGTACGACCATCAGACAGACAGCTTGTGGTCACAGATCGGCATGCATGCCGTGGCGGGGCCGCTGACAGGCCAGCGGCTCACTCCTGTCTTTCTGGAGCATACGACCTGGGCGGAGTGGCGCGCGGCCCATCCGTCAACACTCGTGCTCTCGACGAGAACCGGGTCGCTTCGAAACTACGATCGAGATCCCTACACAGGTTATGCTGAAAGTGGTGAGCTGTTTTTCGACACCACGCATGTCGATCCGCGCTACCATCCCAAAGAATGGGTGGTGGGGATCGAGCACAAGGGCGTGGTCAAAGCCTATCCCTTTAGCGAGCTCAAGAAGGGCGAGTCTCCCCTCACCGATGAACTCGGCGGAGACACGGTGACGATACATGTTAATCACCGTGCGCGCAGCGTGTCGGTGACTGATACGGGAGGGAGACCGATCCCGTCCGTGACGGCCTTCTGGTTCGCCTGGTATGCCTTTCATCCCGACACGCAGGTGTTCAAATGGCCTGTACGGAGGTCCCCATGACCAGAGTGACCCGCTGGTTCCTCGAACGGCGGCTCCGTGCGGTTGAGCGGGCGCAGGGGGCCGAACTCGCCTATCTGCGCGGCATGCTGCGCGTCTCGTTTCCGCACTTTCTCGCATTCATACAGGTCATGCCTCTTGCGCGGTTTCGGAGGGCCCTTCCGCCTGAGGCGTATCATCTGGCGCGAATTGTCACAGCGCGACATGAAGATTGCGGCACGTGGATGGCGATGGAAGTGCGCCTGGCAACACGAGCCGGCGTCAGCGCGGCCCTGATTCATACCATTCTCGATGAAGCCCCCTGCGCGCTGCCCTCGGATTTGGCGGAGGTATATTTCTTTGCCGAAGCCGTGGCGACGGGCAGTGGCGAGGAGGATACCTGGCGTGAAGCTATCTTCCGTCGCTATGGTGACGTCGGCGTCGTCGAGCTTTCCATGGCGATCGCCGTCTCCCGCCTGTTCCCGACCCTCACGCATGCCATGGGCTGTGCCGCTCCTTGCGTGCCGAGCAACGCCCAGTTCGAGGCGCTGGGCCGTGACCGGCAAGGCTAGAATACGCTCCACAACCTCCGTCATCTCCTCTCATTACTCCAGCAACCGGAGATCCTATTCTCCTTCGGCCGTCTCCGTCAGATATTTGTTCAGCCGTTTGTAAGATATGTCACAGACCCGTGTCGTGAACGTGGCTTAGCATGGCATCATCTGTTCATGGATAGAAAGGATGCGATACAGGGTCATGCGAAGGAGGAACAAGTTGGGAGGCCGGGGTCACCATGCGGGTGTGCAGGGAACCGCGGAAAGGCCGCTAGGTCAACATCGGCGGCACATCGCCGCCTTCATAACAGCATCGGTACTGACAATCGTGATGCTCTGGATCAATGGCGGGGTGGCGGTGGCGGAATCGTCCTTTGCGGCTCGGGACGTCGTGAAGCGCGGCACCATGGAACTCGGAGGGGCCGTGGGATACGCCCAGGCCACAACGGCGGTCGGCGCTGGTACATCGGCCAACCGGGCAGCAGCCTTTGTCCTCCCGCGCCTCGGAATGGTGCTGACCGATCCCCTGGGATCCGGATGGTACCAGGGCAATGTCGAGCTGTTGGTGGAACCGGTGTACGCTCGATTCACCAAACCGTTTGCGGCCGATGGAGCTGGCGGTTCGTTCGTGGTGAAATACAACTTTCTCTCGTTCGGTCGATGGATGCCCTTCTGGGATGCCGGCGCCGGCATCTTCTGGACCAACTTGGCGCCGCGGATCTCAGAACAGAGCACACAGTTCGAATTTGGCCTGGAAACGGGTCCTGGCGTGCACTATTTTGTGACGGACCGGATTACCTGGACCATGGGTGTGCGGCTCCACCATATCTCCAATGCCAACCTCGGCGAACGGAATACCGGGATCAACGGGGTGCTGCCTTATGTCGGTGTCTCATTCTTCACACCGGGATTTTTTTGACGCCCAGGGAGTCGATACCGTGACGCTGATGACCTACTGGCTCAATTTTGGAACATTTCACGCCTCGGTCCTGAGACGGTCGAAATGGGAGCCAGGGTTTTGCGGCGAAATGCGCAACGCGCTTCAGTCACGATGAGCGGGCAACCAAGAGGACCGATAGGGCGGTCCGTCGCAAGTCAACACGTTGCGGACGTATGGTATCCCAGTCTTGGAACGTCAGACTCATAGTCTTTCCGGAGGTTCCACGCCCCATGGAAATACATTCCTCACACGACAGCTCTAACACGGCCGCTGAGAAGTACCGAGTGCTGTTGGAGATCACGAATGCGCTCGTGTTGAATCTCGACCGGGACGCGTTGTTCAAAGCGATCGCGAGCGAGATCCGGAACGTCACCACGTTCGATCGAGCCGGCATCACCCTCTACGATCCTGTGGCCGATCACTTCCAAATCTATTCACTGGAAACGACTGCTCCGCCGGTTTCACTGCAGCGGGGGGCTGATATTCCGCGGGAGGGAAGCGGGATGGGGTGGACGTTCGACCACCGGACACCGTTGTATCGCCCGCAATTGCCGGACGACCGTGGGTTCTTCGAGGATACGCATTTCTTGGCTGAAGGCTTGCAGTCGGTGCTTTATCTGCCCCTAATGACGCGAGACAGGATATTGGGAACGCTTCAAGTGGCCAGCACAATCCCTTCGCGCTATACAGACGAGGACATCGCGTTTCTCTTGCAGGTGGCCAGTCAGCTGGCGCTCGCGCTCGACAATGCGCTGTGCTACGACACAATCAAGTCGCTCCGTGACCAACTCCACAAGGAGAACGTTTATCTTCAGGAAGAAATCAAGTCGACCCACAACTTCGAAGAGATCATTGGAGAGAGCCCAGTGATACGACGAGTGTTGCGGAGTGTGGAACAAGTGGCGCCGACCGATTCTACGGTATTGATCCGGGGCGAAACCGGGACCGGCAAGGAGTTGATCGCCCGAGCAATTCACGATTTGAGTCAGAGAAAGTCCCGCCCATTAGTGAGAGTCAACTGCGCTGCGCTCCCCGCAGGGCTGGTGGAGAGCGAACTGTTCGGTCACGAGAAGGGGGCCTTCACCGGAGCGCTCAATAAGAAAATCGGAAGATTTGAACTCGCCCATCAGGGAACGATCTTCCTGGACGAAGTGGGCGATCTGCCGCTTGAGACCCAGGCCAAACTCCTCCGGGTCTTGCAGGAACAGGAGTTCGAGCGAGTGGGCGGTGCGCAGACGATCACGGTGAATGTCCGCGTCATGGCCGCAACCAACCGGGATCTCAAGGCCGCCGTGACCCAACAGACCTTTCGCGCTGATCTGTTCTATCGTCTGAATGTCTTTCCGATCCAAATTCCTCCCTTGCGGGAACGCACGGAAGACATTCCGATCCTCGCGCGCTACTTTATCGACAAATACATGAAGAAAATGAACAAGCAATTCGAGGCCATCGGCCACAGCACGATGGAGCGACTGGTCCAGTACGCCTGGCCTGGTAATGTGCGAGAATTTGAGCATGTGATCGAACGTGCCGTGATCCATTGCAGCGGTCCGACCCTGGATATCGGAAATGAGGCCTTGTCTGTCACGAGCGCCGCCGTGGCAACTCCGGAACGGCTCATGACGTTGGAGGAAATGGAACGGAGCCATATTCTGAAAGTGCTGGAACTAACCAAGTGGGTGGTCGGGGGCCCCAAGGGCGCTGCCGAACTGCTCAATATCCATCCCAATACCTTGCGGAGCCGGCTTCCCAAACTCGGCATCACAAAGCCTGAGTAGCCCTGTTACAGCCTCGCTGCCCACGAAAAAGAATCACGAACCGGTCCACCCGCCCTACTCCTCGATCGCACCCTGCCCAGATTCCACGAGCCCTCGAACCTGGTACGACCCTTCGTATCACCCTTACGCATCCCACAAGAGCCTCCAATGAAGCCATAGCCTCTAACCATTGGGAATCAGGCGCTGCTCCATGGTTGCGATCGGTTCTCGGCGCGGGCACGGTCCTTGAGATACAGAGGAGCAGCACTCTCAGACGATTTGGAATGCGATCACGGCCCGATTGCCGGAGCCGTTCGAGGAGGCGCCACGATGTTACGAATTACTCAAGTGAGCGAAGACAGTGACCAGGTTTGCCTGAAGGTGGAGGGCCGGGTGATCGGAGACTGGGTTTCCGAACTCGACCGTACCTGTGGGTCTTGCCTGTCCCAGAGCCGACACATCACGCTCGATATGTCCGATGTGACCTACATTGATCGACAAGGAGTCGAGACGCTCAAGAGGATCTTGGGCGAGAACGTGCGGCTGACGGGCGCCACCCTGCTCGTGCAGGCGCTTCTGGGACGGCAAGTCGTCGGAAAAATTCGGCAAGGAAAGACAATCGGACCGGGAGGACCGCCGATCAAGGCAGCGAACCTCACGAATTCCAGGCGCTCTCAATGACACGGACATCGATTGGAAGGAAACTCTACAGGGCGCTGAGGGAAAGGAGGACGTCATGACACACGAGACGCAGTGGAAATGTTTGTCAGAAGGGAATGCGTGGACGTTCATGAAACTTTCCGCGATCCTGCTGGTGATCGGTCTTGGGATGGAAGCTTACATTCTGTTCGCGCATGGGGCAGACACGCTTGGTGAGTATATTCGACTCCTCTTTCTGGCGTCCTGGAGTGGCATTATCGGAATCGCGAGTGTCGCACTGGCGACAGTGTGGCTGCTGATGCGGGCCATGACGACCTGCCGCTGAGGCCAGTCCCTTGCAGGCGACAGGGACCAGGCTCGGGATGGTGGACTGTAGCTGGGACAGCAGGAATGGCGGGAACGTCCATGATGATTTGTTCCTGGTCCCACTGGGGCCGAGTTGTGGAGGGAGATGTATGACTCGCATTCGCGCTTGGAGTGTGGCGGCATGGCTCACGGCGACGCTTGGCTGCGCCGTCTCCCAAGCAGACACACTTCCCGGTGTGCCCTCGGCGCCGAATTCGGAGGCGACAACGGTGCGCACCGCACAGGATGAATCCATGCTCCATAATGACGCCGGAGGGCGATTGTTCGAGCAGGGAGACCTGGAGGGTGCGGCCCGGGAGTTTCGTGAAGCGATCCGGTTCAGTCCTCTGAGTCCCGTGCCCCATAACAACCTCGGCATGGTCCTCCATGTTCAGGGACAGCCCGCAGACGCGCTCATAGAGTTCCGAGAATCCGTCACGCTCAATCCTGGCTATGCGCCGGCCTGGAGCAATCTTGGCTTCGCCTTCTACGAGCTGGATCAACTGATCCCTGCGATGGAGGCTTGGCGGATCGCCGTGGACCTCAACCAGCAGATGGCCGGCACCTGGGCCGGTCTGGCGCTCGATCTCTTCGCCGGTGGCCATGGGGGCGAGGCAATTGAGAGTTATCGGCAGGCGATCCACTTGGACCTGCGTGACGCGGACCTGACCTATCTGCGGACGGTTCGGCATTGGAGCGTCCGGGCCCTCAATCATGCCGATATGATTCTAAGAGTGATCGCAGCCCGGCAGCAAGCGTTCCTTTCTGGTCCGTTGCGATGAGGATGCCGATGAATGCTCCGCTTGCCTCGCTCACGTTGGTCGCCATTCTGGCCGTCTCCTGGATGCCCGTGCTGGCCGGAGACGCACGACTCTTGCTGAATCCTTCTCCTGACTCGCTCGGAGACAATGGACTGCCGAAGGGATGGCAGATACTGCGTTT of Nitrospira defluvii contains these proteins:
- a CDS encoding STAS domain-containing protein, whose amino-acid sequence is MLRITQVSEDSDQVCLKVEGRVIGDWVSELDRTCGSCLSQSRHITLDMSDVTYIDRQGVETLKRILGENVRLTGATLLVQALLGRQVVGKIRQGKTIGPGGPPIKAANLTNSRRSQ
- a CDS encoding tetratricopeptide repeat protein produces the protein MTRIRAWSVAAWLTATLGCAVSQADTLPGVPSAPNSEATTVRTAQDESMLHNDAGGRLFEQGDLEGAAREFREAIRFSPLSPVPHNNLGMVLHVQGQPADALIEFRESVTLNPGYAPAWSNLGFAFYELDQLIPAMEAWRIAVDLNQQMAGTWAGLALDLFAGGHGGEAIESYRQAIHLDLRDADLTYLRTVRHWSVRALNHADMILRVIAARQQAFLSGPLR
- a CDS encoding DUF3179 domain-containing protein, producing MLLIAIGAVLSCSAWLGFGKSLATSFDLTKHSVPLDQIVDGGPGKDGIPALLTPRFVSAFGATFLQDADRVLGLTQGVEAKAYPIKILNWHEIVNDVVGGKPVVVTYCPLCGTGIAFDANVEGSRHTFGVSGLLYQSDLLMYDHQTDSLWSQIGMHAVAGPLTGQRLTPVFLEHTTWAEWRAAHPSTLVLSTRTGSLRNYDRDPYTGYAESGELFFDTTHVDPRYHPKEWVVGIEHKGVVKAYPFSELKKGESPLTDELGGDTVTIHVNHRARSVSVTDTGGRPIPSVTAFWFAWYAFHPDTQVFKWPVRRSP
- a CDS encoding sigma-54-dependent Fis family transcriptional regulator, giving the protein MEIHSSHDSSNTAAEKYRVLLEITNALVLNLDRDALFKAIASEIRNVTTFDRAGITLYDPVADHFQIYSLETTAPPVSLQRGADIPREGSGMGWTFDHRTPLYRPQLPDDRGFFEDTHFLAEGLQSVLYLPLMTRDRILGTLQVASTIPSRYTDEDIAFLLQVASQLALALDNALCYDTIKSLRDQLHKENVYLQEEIKSTHNFEEIIGESPVIRRVLRSVEQVAPTDSTVLIRGETGTGKELIARAIHDLSQRKSRPLVRVNCAALPAGLVESELFGHEKGAFTGALNKKIGRFELAHQGTIFLDEVGDLPLETQAKLLRVLQEQEFERVGGAQTITVNVRVMAATNRDLKAAVTQQTFRADLFYRLNVFPIQIPPLRERTEDIPILARYFIDKYMKKMNKQFEAIGHSTMERLVQYAWPGNVREFEHVIERAVIHCSGPTLDIGNEALSVTSAAVATPERLMTLEEMERSHILKVLELTKWVVGGPKGAAELLNIHPNTLRSRLPKLGITKPE
- a CDS encoding IS3 family transposase (programmed frameshift): MPRKRYTPEDIIQHLRTVEIETGKGLAVLDACRKLGITEQTYYRWKKEYGGLRVDQAKRLKALEQENLRLKRIVADQAVDLSILKEVAFGKLLSPARRREAVRHAIEVLHVSERRACRAIGQLRSSYRYVAEPDPTDERLRARIIALAKEYGRYGYRTITWFLQREGWDVGKDRVYTIWRQEGLKVPPKQPKRTRLWRADGSCVRLRPIHRNHVWSYDFVAERTHDGRVFRILNVLDEYTRECLASVVARRIGSQEVILLLAELFVHHGVPQHIRSDNGPEFIARKLRRWLKTLQVEPLYIEPGSPWENGYIESFNGKMRAQFLDGELFYTLKEAQILTERWRIHYNTIRPHSSLGGQPPVPETTQLAS
- a CDS encoding acyloxyacyl hydrolase, whose amino-acid sequence is MLWINGGVAVAESSFAARDVVKRGTMELGGAVGYAQATTAVGAGTSANRAAAFVLPRLGMVLTDPLGSGWYQGNVELLVEPVYARFTKPFAADGAGGSFVVKYNFLSFGRWMPFWDAGAGIFWTNLAPRISEQSTQFEFGLETGPGVHYFVTDRITWTMGVRLHHISNANLGERNTGINGVLPYVGVSFFTPGFF
- a CDS encoding IS30 family transposase, whose product is MNIRKRRSDRSGRPSLLSPGRPSVAGGEERRRFWAAIAAGMASEDAAIEAGVSPPVGTRWFRKAGGMPPAMFGCSARPLSGRYLSFAEREEIALLRVQGYSMQEVARRLGRAASTISRELRRNAATRSGGLAYRATTAQWHAERAARRPKLAKLAQNAILRAYVEDRLAGVVVAPNGAPVPGPAVPWKGRRHGPRQDRRWAQAWSPEQIARRLSVDFPEDETMRISHEAIYQALFVHARGALRRELAAYLRTGRVLRMPRARTHRRGKAFISPEIMISQRPAEAADRAMPGHWEGDLILGLGSSAIGTLVERTTRFTLLLHLPRMTGHGHEARVKNGPALAGHGAEAVRDAITRTIITLPEQLRRSLTWDQGAEMAQHARLKIDAGVQVYFCDPHSPWQRGTNENTNGLLRQYFPKGTDLSVHSAEEVAAVAAALNARPRKTLDWKTPAEALDQLSR